The window ATTTCTACTTTCATAAATTAGTGTTTAATTACTATTCTTAATGGGTTAAATTTACTAAAAAACTGATAGAAGTTTTTTTAAAAAGTAAGTTAAACTTTAAGGCCTAATACAAGGCCTTTAAGCCTAACTAAATCACAATAAGACTAATCAAAATATTTTTAATGTGTGACTTCTAATTTGTAATATCTAACTTTTGCAAAAGCACCTTGGTCTCTACTTTGAAAATAGTTTCCTGCTTTAAAATAGTTTTCAAATATTCCCCATTTTTTCATGTGTATATTTTCATATACTTTGTATTCGTTTTTGTTTAAAATGATAACCATTTTTCCATCCGATACTTCTACTTCTAGAGTGAATTTTTTAAATCCTACTTCTTGTTCAAAATTAAAACCATCATCATCTCCCCAAGCATCTTCATGTAGCATTTCTTCTTCGGTAGCGTTTAAATTTTTAAGTACTTTCGTTTTTACTCTAACTTTACCTTTATCCCAATATATTTTTAACATTGGAGGTGCATTATTATCCTTTTGACCAATTAAATCTCTTTGCTTGTCAGTAAGTCTTCCATGTATTTGCATGATAATTACTCTATGGTATTTACCTTCATTATCTTTGGTTACCTCATCTATTGCCAATGTACCTTTCATATAGCCACCTTGTTTAAAGGTCCAGTTAACATCATTATTTCCAGGAATCATTTGTTCTCTGAGCTCTGATCTTGAAAATTTGGTATTAGCTGTTGTTGCTTTACTAGGATAAGCATAAAATACTAATGCTCCTTTTGTAGAGTCATTGTACATATAAGGTTTTATTTCTTCGTTTGTTGCATAATTAACAACAACGTCTTTTCCTTTAAAACTTTTTGCTTTTTCATTTTCTCCTTCCGGAATTGTTAAAGACCAATGGGTTAAATCTATTTCTGGAAGTTTGTATTTTTTCTTTTTTTTCTTCTTCTTTTTTTTAGATTCCACTTTGGTTTCTGTAACTGCCTTATTAGATTGGCAGTTAGCATTTAAGACTGAAGCAAATACAAATAATGCTATGAGTTTAAGTTTTATACGCATTTGATTCAGTCTTTAAATTTTGTTTTATTATTCAGCATCTATATATAAAGCATCGATATAAGCTTCATCTAATTCATTATAAAAATAAATTGCTAATGAAGTATTTGCTCCTGAATTAAAGGATAGTGTTCCAGATAATAATTCAGATGTTCCTGCAACATCTTCAGAATAAGTTACAGATGCAATAGTATTAGCAGTAACCTCAGTTGGGTCATTAGTTGGAATCATCATTAAAACATTAAGAAGTCCATTTTCTGCATCTACATCATTTTTCATTCTATATTTAAATGTTAAAACGTAATCTGTATTTGGAGTAAAGGTTGAAACTTCTTGATAGCCAATTCTATCTGCTGAATCTGGTAACTTTCCTCCGTAATTTCCTACGTAATATCCATTAGATGAGGTTATTTGAATAGTACCACCTAAATTTGAATTTTTCCATGGTGTTCTACTGTCGATATTTGTTGGTGCATCCCCACTATCTCCATTATCAAATCCTCCTTCAAGAATTACAGGAATATCTACATCTGGTAATTGAGGTTCAACAATCACAATATCTATAGTATATGTGTCTGAAACTCCTAATGCATCTGAAGCGGTTAAAGTAACGGTGTATGTTCCTTCACCTGGATAGCTGTTTTCAGCATCAATATTATCATCTGCTTCTGTATATATGTGCATGTTTCCATCACCAAAATCCCAAGAGTAATTAGTTGCACTTGTAGAAGCATTGGCAAAAGTGTAAACATTCCAAGAGTCTCCAAACCCTTGAATTGCTGTGAAATCAGCATTTGGGGGTGTGGCATCTTCAATAGAATTTGCTCCAATAGGCTCAAATTGTTCGAAATCATCACAGCTATTAAACAGGCTTATAGTTGTGATTGCTAGTATAGCCAAAAAACTATTTTTTAATTGTTTTTTCATTGTTATATTTTTTATTAGTAACCTGGGTTTTGTGATAACAAACCGTTACTTAAGTTAATTTCTCTTTGTGGTATAGGTAATAAAAGATCGGATGCACTATAGCTTCCAGCGGTAACAGCAGAAAATGCTGATAATACAGTCTGTGCTTCGTTAAAACGAATTAAATCGAATAATCTATGGTTTTCGAAGGCTAATTCTACACGTCTTTCATCTAGTAATTCTTGTTTGGTAATATCATTATCATCATCGCCTAGTAAACCTGCTCTTAACCTTACAAGCTCGAAAGAATCTAATGCAGCTTGTACAGAAGTACTATTGTTTCCAGCCATAATAGCTTCCACATGCATTAAAAGTACATCTGCATAACGTAAAATAATCCAGTCATTTCCAGCTTTTGTTCTATCTGTCGCTGTTTCAGGTATACCTAATGTAGTATCTTCTTCTGGTAAATATTTTACAACTTGAAATTGTGTTGGTTGTTCAGAATCTTGACGGTAAGAATATGGTGTTCTATTTCCTCCTAAATTGTCTAATGCATCTCTTACATCTGCTGTAGTATAGTTTACACCACTGGTTCTACCAACAGCATTTAACCATTCTGCAGAGAAGTTTTGACTATCTTCTCCATCACTTTGGTAACCAATAGCAAATATAATTTCATTGTTTAACTCTGAGAAAAACACATCTTTAAAGTTAGGTTCTAACATAAAACCGCTTCCCATAACTGCTTCACATAAAAGTTGTGCTTGTAAATAATTTGTGTTAAGAGTTAAATACATTTTAGCTAGTAAAGCTTGTGCTGCAGCTTTTGATCCTCTTGTTTTATAAGCATTGTCTAAACCATCAATTGCAGCTAATAAATCACTTTCAATTAATTCGTAAACAGTAGCTTTTGCTACTCTTGTAAATGCTAATGTTTTGTAATCTGGATCTGTAATCTCAATAATTTTGTCTATCAAAGGAATGTCTCCGTATAAACGTACTAGATTAAAATATGCATAAGCACGAACAAATTTTGCTTCTCCTTCAATTTTTGCACGGTTTGCATCTGTTGCAATATCTAAATGTGCTAAAACGGTATTTGCTCTAAATATTACATTGTAATAACTTCTGTAATAATCATCGACAATTCCATTTGTTGCTTGTATAGTAAAGTTCTCAAATTGAGCAGCTTCACCCTCACTACTTTTGGTTCGAGTATTATCACTACGCATTTCTGTAATATAAAACTCTACTTGCAAAGCGTGATTATCATTTGAGCTTGTTGAGTTTACACCTTGTATCCCATCGTACATGTTAACAAGTGCGGATTCTAAATCTGCTTCGGATTCAAAATAAGTTTCATTATAAAGAACGGAAGTAGGGGTCGGGCTTAAAAAATCATCGCCACAAGAAAATAATGTTAGCGCAACAATTATTAAATTAAGCTTTGTAATGTGTTTTGTTATGTTTTTCATTTTCATTTTTATTAAAATTGAACATTTAAGCCTAGAGAGATTGTTTGGTTTATTGGAGAACCACCTCTTTGGTACCCATACGTTGTAGCTAATTGCGTACCTGATGTATGATAAACAGATTCTGGGTTGAAACCAGTATAATTATCTGCAGTAAAATACAGTAGATTTTGACCAGAAGCATACAGTCTAAGTTTTTCAATCTTTAATTTAGATGTTAAGCTTTTTGGTAATGTGTATCCAATATTTACAGTTCTTAAGGCTACATAAGATGCATCTTGTATGATAGAGTTTGTAAATATTTTTTCTTTAATAAATTCTTGATTAGGTGTTGCTGCAGTGTAATCTTGAGCAGAATTAAAATGATTAAAGATGTATTGGTCTGCCATATTACGAACTTCTGCACCATGACTACCTTGAAACATGAATGATAAATCAAAGTTATACACTTTAAAATCATTGGTTATACTCCAAACTAAATCTGGATATGGATCTCCTAAAATAGTTTTATCATCATCATCAATTTTACCATCACCATTTAAATCTTTTACATATACATCTTGAGCACTTGCTCCAATTGGATGGTATGGATTAGATATATATTCTAAAGGAATTTCTTCATCTACAACCCAACCGTAAAAAGAAGAAATAGGGTTACCTTCTAAATTAATCCATTCTGCTGCACGTTTAGAATCAACACTTTGAATTTGCCCGTTTGAATCAGCAAAATCCATTAATTCGTTTGTGTTTTTAGAAGCTATTAAAGTAGTGTTCCAAGAAAAATTCTCTCTTGAATAGTTACGTGAACGTAACTCTAATTCATGACCACTATTTCTAACTTCTCCTCTATTTACTAAAGCATCAGTAAATCCAGTTGTAGAAGGGATAGGGTTGTATAATAATAACTGGTCACTTGTTCTTTCATAATAGTCATAAGAACCAGAAATTACGTTGTTAAAGAAACCAAAGTCAATACCTGGGTTAAATTCTTTTAAACGTTCCCATTTTAAATCTTCGTTAGCAATATTCAATTGGTTATAACCATTTGTAACGTTACCATTAATAACTCCAGTAGATGTTTCAAATAAAGAATATGATGGGTAGTTATCTATTTGGTTGTTACTTGTGTCTAGAACATCATTCCCTGTGAAACCGTAACTAGCACGTAATTTTAATTTACTAACAAAATTACTCTCTTCTAAAAAGCTTTCATTACTAAGTATCCAACCAGCAGAAAAAGCAGGGAAGTTTCCGTATTTGTTATTTTCACTAAACCTAGAACTACCATCTCGTCTAATACTTGCTGAAAGAAGATACTTATTATCGAATGCGTAATTTGCTCTAGCAAAAACCGACATTAATGTGTTTTCATATTCTTCAGACTCAAATGCTATTACCGTTGTAGCGGCAGAAATAGTTTGTAATTTATCCGATGTATATCCATTTCCAGATACTGCATCATTATCATATTGCCATTGCTCTGCAGCAAAACCAGCGATAGCAGAAACATCATGCTTTCCAAAGTTTTTATCATAAGAAAAGTAGTTGTCTGTAGACATATGTGTTTTTCTTTCATTAAATAAATCCAATTGTGCAGCAGAAGCTCCATTTCTATTAGATAAAACACCTTGCCATCTACGGCTTTTTGTACTTTGATAATCACCACCAATAGTTGCTTTAAAGCTTAATGCATCTGTAATATCATATTTACCATAGATACTTCCAAAAAGTTTAAACTTATCGTCTGTACGGTCACGTTCTAATATTTTAGCAGCTGGATTTGTATTAGATGTGTTACTAATATCTGTACCACCACTTGATACTGGAAATCCACCATCTAAATCGTAATCATCAAACATACGTTGTTGTGCATAATCACCAATTTGCACATCTGCATATTTCCCACCATCTCTTAAGCGGTTTACATATTGAATGTTATCGGCAGTAACATATACTGGTAACCAAGATGGTTGACGTAAGATGTCATGTGTAGATCCATCAAAACGACGTCTGTTAGTTATAGATGGAGATAAGTTTACACCAAAAGATAATTTATCTGTTAATTGTGTGTTTACTTTTAATTTAACAGCATATTTTTTGTAATCATCTGTTAATAATACACCTTCATCATGTACATAATTTATAGCTGTACTAAAGTTAGTTCTCTTGCTTCCACCTCTAGCAGCGAAAGAGTGACTAGTAATAACACCACCATCAAAAATTACATCTTGCCAGTTTGTATTATCTCCTAATAGTTGCTTGTATTTAGTTTTATCTGAAAGCATTCCAGTAGCAGCAAATTCTTTTTCAGCAGTTTCTTTTACCGTGAATGTGTATGCATCACTATGTTTAGCTTCTTTAAATCCTGTGAAAGTATTATAACTAAATTTAGTCTCTCCTTCTTTACCATCTTTTGTAGTAATCATGATGATACCGTTAGCACCACGAGATCCATAAATGGAAGAAGATGCAGCATCTTTTAATACTTCAAAAGATTTTACATCATTCATATCTAGAGATCCTAAATAATCACTGTCTACCACTAGACCATCTACAACAATTAAAGGTGTAGAGTTACCTGTAATAGAACCAGCACCACGAATGGTAATTGTTGGTGCAGAACCCGCTTCACCTTCTGTTGCTTGAATGTTTACACCAGATACTTGACCTACTAAAGCATCATCTACACGAGATACTGCTATTTGATCTAAATCTTCGTTTACTACTTTAGATATAGATCCAGTTAAGTGACTTTTCTTTTGTGTACCATAACCAATTACTACAACCTCATCTAAATTATTAGCGTCTGCCGCTAAAGACATATCGATTGTATTTTGATTTTCAATAATTACTGTTTGAGAGATGTAACCAATATAAGAAAACTGAATAACATCGCCTTTTTTTACTTGTAGTTGGTAATTACCATCAAAATCAGTACTTGTTCCTGTACTAGTGCCTACAATAATTACATTTACACTCGGTAAAGGCATATTGTCATTAGCATCTACCACTAGCCCTTTTACTGTTAGTTTTTCTTGGGCAAAGGCAGAAATGCACATAAAGAGTATTGCAAATAATGCCGATTTAGCTTTTAAATTCATAATTAATTTTTAAATTTTAGTTAATTAATTTGTTTTACTAAAAACACAATTATTAGGCAAGTATCAATATGTTTGTTACTTTTGTAATATTATGTTTTGTTACATAATTACTTCCCGACGAAGAAGTATTTTATAAAAAGGATAGGTTTTTTACTTGTCCTTTTTTTTTGGTTTTAATCCAGTAAAATAATTGGTTTACCAGATTGGTTTACCAAATATATATAAAATTTTGTTAAATACAACGTTTTCGTGAATTTTATATATCAAAATAGAAGATGTTTGGGTTAAAATAGCAAACATCCTCTATTTCTATATGTATTTTACTACGATTTCATAAAGTCCTCAAGAATAGGACTAAAGGTATTTGTTGAGATTCCTTCTTTACTGCAAGTTGTTCCTTGTAATTTGTGAGGTATAATGTATTCAGAATCTCTGTAATCCAATAAAATTGTTTTAAGCTTTCGAGATGGCTAACAATTTTTTGACTTAAGCCTTATCTGAAAAATAAGATACTGCATCGCCACTTAAGAAATCTTCTCTCACTGGACTAAAAGTATCAATTAACTCTCCTTCTTCTAAGCAAACAGCGCTATGCAATAAGTTAGGTTCAATATACACACCATCTCCTGCTTCTACAATTTGCTTCTCTCCATCAATTTCAAATTCAAATTTCCCAGAAACACAATAGGTAGCTTGTGTGTGAAAATGTTGATGTGGAGCACCTAATGCACCTGCATCAAACTTCACTCTTACCATCATGATTTGGTTATCGTAACCTAAAAATTTTCTAGATACTCCGCCACCTAGTACTTCCCATTCCATGTCTTTTGTGATGACATACTTTTCGCTAAATCTTTTCATATGTTTATTTTTATTGTTTTTAAAAGGTCATATGTTGCTTCCATATAATCGTTCTCTTGCGTATTAAGTTACCGATATGGAAGGTTCATAATTTTAATTGTTTTGTTTTATTTGAAATAATAAGAACCTGACCACTCGTAATTCTTATCGTTAATTTTTACTTTATGTTTCACTTCTTTTGAAGCATTTGTGTTTGCTGTTATAAACAGTTTGGTGTTCCCTTTTATATTGGTGATTTGTATTGCGGTATACGCTTCTGTATCTAAAACCACTTTTAATGCTGCGATGCTACTGTTGGAGTTTACTGCAGATTCTGTCACCGGACTGTAACTTCCATGGGATTCAATTGCCGATACAAAAATAGTGTTTTTAGCATTTTTTCGTCTTAGCATGAAAGCTGCTTCTCGTCTTAAATTAAATTCAGGATCGTTTGCTCCAATTCTTGTAAATAGTAACTCATCGGTAGTATTGGTTACAGACGTTAAGGTGTAAAACTTCCCTTTGTTTAACCAGGATAGTTTGCTATTGTCACTAGACGCTTTTGCTGTTCCTTCTACAAATAGATGTTGATATCCATTTTTTGTTCCTAAAGGATTTAATGTCTTAGGTGTTTTGTAGTCAAAATTTGTTTGAATTACTTGTCCTAAAAAGTAATACGGAAAATCATATTGATTTGCTTTATCTGAAGTCACCTTCATGATATCTAACATATATGGCTTTTCAAAATCTTCATCTTTTATAATTGCCATGGTACGAAGCATCTCTGTTCCAGGATATGCATTACTTTCCTTGGCACTTGCTACTTGTACGTTTTCATTTTCTGAAGAAAAATAGTTTAGTACCGAATGATGTTTACTTCCTATTTCATACTTCGCATTAAAATGAGAAGTTTCATTTTGTGTTACCGTATTATGTGCAATGGTTTGTTTTGCCCAAGTCTTGTTTTCCTTTAGGTAATTTCCACCGCCTTTTTGTTCGATATTTACAAAACGCGCTAAACCGTAATCTTGAAGAATTTCTTCGCCTTTTTCGTATAAAGAATACGACAACTTATCATAATGACCATGACTAGAGCCTTGCGCAGCATACTTAAAGACCAATTCGATATCTTCATTTCTTAAAATAGCAACTCCGCCTTGTGTTCCATTTGGTCCATCAGATAAATTAATTGATTTTTTATCGAATGGTTTTGCTTTCCCGTTTTTGATACCAAGTGCTACTGCCAAACCAGAATCGTCTAATAATACTTTGTTTTGCTCTGTTGCGATACTTAATAATCCTGGATCTTGTGTTCCGAAATGATAAGAAATATCTACAGCAGTAACCAAAGCATCGTTATAATAGGACATTCCTTTTTGACCATCGTTAAGTGGGAAAAAATCACCATCTGCATCCGATAGATTCAATAAAGCATGTATCGATTTTAGTAATACTCCATCTTTATATTCAAAAATCTTCAATTCTGGTTTCATGTTATGTAAGCCTTCCGCAAAAATTAAAAAAGGATACATCGCATAACGTTGGTAATATGGTCCTTCGTTATAATAACCATCTGGAGAAAAAGGTTCTTCAATATTCGCTAGAAAGCCAGCTTTTCCATCTTTATTTAAAAAACCACCATCGTCATCTTTTTCATTCGTATTTAGTTTTAAATCTTTAATTCCGTATAAAGCACGATCAATTAATTCTTGGTCGTTCATTACTAAACCAATCATGCCAACAGCTGCATTTCCCCAAGTACTATGGTTGTGTACTCTTTGGTAAAATTGCGGACTGTCTATAGAAATGTGATCTGCAAATGGTTTAAATAAATTGGTTTCTAATTTGTTGCGTTCTTCTTCAGATAAATAATTATAAATACAATCGTAAGCCTGACTTACATATACCAACCAATTAGCATCATTTAGACATTGCCAGAATAATTTACCTCTTGCATACGATCTTGTTTTTGGATGCAATGGTAATGTTTTGTACATCGCTTCGTATTCCATCAACATGTCTTTTACGTATTTAGCATATTTTTCGTCGTCTAAAATTTGATACAAAACACCTGCTTTTTGCAAAACAATCATGTTGCGTTTATGGCGTACATGTGTGTAACCACCAGAATAATCTACTGGTATTGGTGTTTCTATTCCTAATGCAATTTCTGCATCTATTTCCTCTTGAACTGCTTTTAGCGTATTGTCAAAAATTGGAATATTACCCAGTTGCGCTCTAATGTCTGTAACGCCTTGTGCAGTTAAAATTAGATTTGGATGTGCTTCTGCACTAGGTATTGTTGTTTCCGCATTGGATACAGACGTGTTCTCTTTCTTGCATGAAAACGACAAGCATAAAACAAAGGCTAAAACAAAGTAAAAAGAGAATTGATTTTTCATATTAAAAAAGATCTATTGTGTTGTTAATATAATAAAACTACATATTATATACACCACCATTAATATCAAGTGTAGCTCCTGTAATAAAGCCATCGTATTCTGAGGCTAAATATAAAACCGCTCGAGCTACATCGGCAGCATTACCTGCTCGTTGTATTGGTATCCCTGCAGTTGTTGCAGCTGCAGATTCTTTTGTGGTATGTGTATTGTGAAAGGATGTTCCAAGAATAAGACCTGGAGAAACCGCGTTCACTCGAGTACCTTGTGCACCTAATTCTGTAGACAACGCACGTGTGAATGTTAAGATGGCACCTTTACTCGTGGAGTACACTAAAGATCCTGGATGACCACCTTTACGTCCTGCAAGGGATGCTAAATTAACAATGCTACTATTATCCTGCTTTGCTAAATACGGAGCTGCTGCTCGTGTAACAAACATCATCGAAGTAAGGTTAATGTCCATTACTTTATGCCAGAATTCCGTTTCCATTTCGTTTAGCATTTTTCGTGCAACCAAAGAACCTGCGTTATTGATAAGGATGTCTAAACCTCCAAATGCTTCTACTGTCTTTTCTACCATGGCATTTGCATCGGCTTCTTTTGTTAAGTCACCAGATATAGCAACTGCTTTTACACCTTTACTATGGGCGTACGCTACTAATTCATTCGCAGTATCTGCACTAGAAAAATAGTGGATAGCAACATTAGAACCACTATCTATAAAATGTCTAGTGATAGATTCTCCAATTCCTTGAGCACCTGCTGTGATTAGTATGTTTTTTCCTGTTAATTTATTATTTGTCATCGTAATTATAATTTATTTTACTTTGTCATTTTTATTGAAATAGCCATCGTTAGATACCGCATTTTCACTTACCGAAATACTTCCTGTTTTAAACCATACTTCCGCATAGTTTCCGTCTGCATATTGTTTTGCAATATCGCCACCATGTGTTTCTGCACCAGAACACCAGTTTTTATTTACCTCTGGAGATTTTCCGTTGGTTTGGTTATACGCACCTAATTTGAAAAAACAACCTTCACCAGCGTAAGCATCTTTTCGCTCCACACCATCTTGACCAATTGGTATAAATAATTTTTGTGTTTGTTCTGGGATATCTGCTTTTGTTGTGTATTCAGATACTAATAAGTTTTTTGTAAACGTTTTTGTTTCATGTCCTTCACTTGTGAAATTTAAGGTCATGATACCGTCTTTAACTAGTACTTCATAGCTGAATGTTTCGCCAAGAGCAATACCATCTTTAGGCTCTTCAGGATACGTATCTGCGGTTTCACCAACTACAGAAAAATCATCACCCCAAACAGCGGAAGAATAATCCCATCTTCCAGAATTATCATCGCCTTCCGTATTTATTTCATAATGCCAAAAAACAGAACCTTTGGTGTGTCCTGGGAATTTTTTGTAAAATATTTTAAGCGGTTCGTTTTCATGTTTATCTGCACTATGAATTTGACCAACAACTACAGCATGGGAAGCAGCTACTCTTGCATCTCCAGTTGCAGATACATTCATCACTTTAAGTGTTGCGGTTAATTTGTCATTTGCCGTTTCTGGATACCATTTTTTGGTTTGTGCCAATTCGGTTCTTGTATTATTTGAAGTTCCGTGGGTGCTTCCTGCATTTGGTGCTTTGAAAACTACCCAATCCCCATCACTGTCGTTTGCAGTGTAAAAGAAGTCTTTGTCTTCAAAATTATTTGCAATTCCAACATTAACTCCATTTCCTAAAACTAATTTCCAATCATCGAAAAACGGAATAACATCACTTGCATATACTGTTTTTTCAATCTCTTTTTCTTCGGTTTTTACCTCTCCTTTTTTATCTGTATTCTTACAGCTATTCAGGGTGAAAATTGCACATAAAATACAAAGTGCTATTGTGGTGGTTTTTTTATTCATTTTTATATTTTTTAGTTTCATTTTTTATGGTCTTAAATACGGATTAGAAATATTCTGTTAAGGCTATAATTCCGTTATACGAAATAATTAAAGAAAATAGTAAAGCTGCAGATAAGCCAACATTAACAAAAATACCAGTCTTATATCCTTTCATGATTTTTGTGTTATTTACTATCATTATAATCCCAAGGATTACTAGTGGTAAAACAAACACATTAAACACTTGCGAAAGTATTTGAATCTCAATAGGATTTGCTCCAAATGCAGGGCCAATTAGTGCTACTAAACAAGCAACTGCTGTAATTATTCTAAACTGACGTGAGTTGGTATCTAATTCTCCCGACTGATAATCTGCAACTAATAAAGGTGCGATTAATAAACATGGGAAAATAGAGGATAAACCAGCACTTAATGCTCCGAAAAAGAAAATAGTAACGGCCCATTTACCAGCAACAGGCTCTAAAGTATTTGCCATATCTAATACATGTGTTACTTCTTTGCCTTGATAAAACAAAGCACCTGCAGCAACAGCCATGATAACACCACTAATTACAAAAATTAAAATGGCAGCTGTAATCGCGTCCTTTTTTTGTTGATCTAAGTTTTTAATAGTCCATCCTTTTCCTTTTACAAAAAGAGGTCTAGATAAAAATGTAGCCGAAGCCATAGTGGTACCAACAAAAGCAGCAACCAACATTTTACCACCAACCACATCTGGAATTGTTGGTATTAATCCTTTTACAACATCTATTGGAAGTGGTTGTACAAAGCATAAAGAAAGTACAAACGATATTCCCATTAAGGTTACAAAAATGACAAGTATTTTTTCGAAGAAAGTGTACTTACCAACTAACATTAAAAGATAAAACGTAACGATAATTACAATGGCTGTTATTAAAACCGTTTCATATTTATAGGCAGCTAAACCTTCAAAGTTCACAGATAAGATTTCAAAAATAATATTAGAAGAAATTCCTAAAATTCCCATTAAGGAATTCCATTGCCCAAACGTAATACCAACTATAATTAATATGGCTAATATTTTTCCGTATTTAAAGTGTTTTTTAAATCCGTACAGCGCAGTTTCGCCAGTTAATAAGGCGTAATTACCATAAGCAAACATTAAAATACCAGAAAACAAACAACTTAATAAAAGTACCCAGAGTAGTTGCATGTTAAATTTACTTCCTGCAACAATCATAGAGGTGACACTTCCTGTTCCAATAGTATAACCAATTGCGAAAATACCAGGACCAAATCCCAATATTAATGCGATAATTTTTTTAAGAAAGGATTTTTTAGGTTGTGTTACTTCCATAGTATGTGTTGGTTTGATTCGTTTGTGTTATTTCCAGATGGTATGGTGGCTTTTTACACCATCATCATCTGTTCTTTTATACGTGTGTGCTCCAAAATAATCGCGTTGTGCTTGTAGGATATTTGCGGAAGAATTTGCTGTTGTAATTCCGTTAAAAAACGGAATAGATTCTCCTAAACAAGGCGCCGTAATATCATTAAGAATACATTGTGACACTACCTTTTTTGCTGAAGGTCTGTATTGTTTTATCGAAGCTATAAGTTGCGTATTGGTTAATATGTTTGTCGTCTCTTTAAAGACTATAACCAATTCTTCCATTAAAGTAGATCTTATGATACAGCCGTTCGTCCAAATTCTAGCAATCTCGCTTAAATTTAAACCCCATGAGAATTTATTGGAAGCTTCCGCAATGAGTTTAAAACCTTGATAGTGGTTTATAATTCTTGCAAATTGATAGGCTTCTAAAACTTCTGTGGACGTACTATTTACAGATGAAGTCGTTTCCGTTTTAAAGTTTTCATTTAATTGTATACGTTCTTCTTTGTAAAACGAAGTATAGCGAGAGAATAGGGCAGAAGCGATTAATGTACTTGGTACACCAAGTTCTGCAGAAGCAATAGTTGTCCAGTTTCCGGTACCTTTATTTCCTGC is drawn from Lacinutrix sp. WUR7 and contains these coding sequences:
- a CDS encoding polysaccharide lyase family 7 protein, which produces MRIKLKLIALFVFASVLNANCQSNKAVTETKVESKKKKKKKKKKYKLPEIDLTHWSLTIPEGENEKAKSFKGKDVVVNYATNEEIKPYMYNDSTKGALVFYAYPSKATTANTKFSRSELREQMIPGNNDVNWTFKQGGYMKGTLAIDEVTKDNEGKYHRVIIMQIHGRLTDKQRDLIGQKDNNAPPMLKIYWDKGKVRVKTKVLKNLNATEEEMLHEDAWGDDDGFNFEQEVGFKKFTLEVEVSDGKMVIILNKNEYKVYENIHMKKWGIFENYFKAGNYFQSRDQGAFAKVRYYKLEVTH
- a CDS encoding PKD domain-containing protein, which encodes MKKQLKNSFLAILAITTISLFNSCDDFEQFEPIGANSIEDATPPNADFTAIQGFGDSWNVYTFANASTSATNYSWDFGDGNMHIYTEADDNIDAENSYPGEGTYTVTLTASDALGVSDTYTIDIVIVEPQLPDVDIPVILEGGFDNGDSGDAPTNIDSRTPWKNSNLGGTIQITSSNGYYVGNYGGKLPDSADRIGYQEVSTFTPNTDYVLTFKYRMKNDVDAENGLLNVLMMIPTNDPTEVTANTIASVTYSEDVAGTSELLSGTLSFNSGANTSLAIYFYNELDEAYIDALYIDAE
- a CDS encoding RagB/SusD family nutrient uptake outer membrane protein — encoded protein: MKNITKHITKLNLIIVALTLFSCGDDFLSPTPTSVLYNETYFESEADLESALVNMYDGIQGVNSTSSNDNHALQVEFYITEMRSDNTRTKSSEGEAAQFENFTIQATNGIVDDYYRSYYNVIFRANTVLAHLDIATDANRAKIEGEAKFVRAYAYFNLVRLYGDIPLIDKIIEITDPDYKTLAFTRVAKATVYELIESDLLAAIDGLDNAYKTRGSKAAAQALLAKMYLTLNTNYLQAQLLCEAVMGSGFMLEPNFKDVFFSELNNEIIFAIGYQSDGEDSQNFSAEWLNAVGRTSGVNYTTADVRDALDNLGGNRTPYSYRQDSEQPTQFQVVKYLPEEDTTLGIPETATDRTKAGNDWIILRYADVLLMHVEAIMAGNNSTSVQAALDSFELVRLRAGLLGDDDNDITKQELLDERRVELAFENHRLFDLIRFNEAQTVLSAFSAVTAGSYSASDLLLPIPQREINLSNGLLSQNPGY
- a CDS encoding TonB-dependent receptor, producing MNLKAKSALFAILFMCISAFAQEKLTVKGLVVDANDNMPLPSVNVIIVGTSTGTSTDFDGNYQLQVKKGDVIQFSYIGYISQTVIIENQNTIDMSLAADANNLDEVVVIGYGTQKKSHLTGSISKVVNEDLDQIAVSRVDDALVGQVSGVNIQATEGEAGSAPTITIRGAGSITGNSTPLIVVDGLVVDSDYLGSLDMNDVKSFEVLKDAASSSIYGSRGANGIIMITTKDGKEGETKFSYNTFTGFKEAKHSDAYTFTVKETAEKEFAATGMLSDKTKYKQLLGDNTNWQDVIFDGGVITSHSFAARGGSKRTNFSTAINYVHDEGVLLTDDYKKYAVKLKVNTQLTDKLSFGVNLSPSITNRRRFDGSTHDILRQPSWLPVYVTADNIQYVNRLRDGGKYADVQIGDYAQQRMFDDYDLDGGFPVSSGGTDISNTSNTNPAAKILERDRTDDKFKLFGSIYGKYDITDALSFKATIGGDYQSTKSRRWQGVLSNRNGASAAQLDLFNERKTHMSTDNYFSYDKNFGKHDVSAIAGFAAEQWQYDNDAVSGNGYTSDKLQTISAATTVIAFESEEYENTLMSVFARANYAFDNKYLLSASIRRDGSSRFSENNKYGNFPAFSAGWILSNESFLEESNFVSKLKLRASYGFTGNDVLDTSNNQIDNYPSYSLFETSTGVINGNVTNGYNQLNIANEDLKWERLKEFNPGIDFGFFNNVISGSYDYYERTSDQLLLYNPIPSTTGFTDALVNRGEVRNSGHELELRSRNYSRENFSWNTTLIASKNTNELMDFADSNGQIQSVDSKRAAEWINLEGNPISSFYGWVVDEEIPLEYISNPYHPIGASAQDVYVKDLNGDGKIDDDDKTILGDPYPDLVWSITNDFKVYNFDLSFMFQGSHGAEVRNMADQYIFNHFNSAQDYTAATPNQEFIKEKIFTNSIIQDASYVALRTVNIGYTLPKSLTSKLKIEKLRLYASGQNLLYFTADNYTGFNPESVYHTSGTQLATTYGYQRGGSPINQTISLGLNVQF